A single region of the Rhodanobacter sp. LX-99 genome encodes:
- a CDS encoding tryptophan--tRNA ligase has product MNTRVLTGITTTGTPHLGNYVGAIRPAVEASRRSDVDAFYFMADYHALIKSDDAARIERSRLEIAATWLAAGLDPQRVTFYRQSDIPEIPELTWFLTCIASKGMLNRAHAYKAAVDKNTAAGEDADAGITAGLYMYPVLMAADILAFDANQVPVGRDQIQHIEMARDLGQRFNHLHGHEFFVLPEALIEEQVATLPGLDGRKMSKSYDNTIPLFAGGKKQLRETIMRIVTDSRAPGEPKDPDDCALFTIFRAFANEAEAAAFRQALLDGIGWGEAKQVLYERIEADVAPMRERYEVLMADPAAIEAILQQGAQKARAIAAPKVAALREVLGLRAMTTAPARAGLPKAAPKQGKMPRFASFRDADGNFRFRLFSAEGEELLLSKSFADPKAAGALQKQLKALGAAAVVLRIRPLGVSLELDGEAVAGTPDYRDEQARDDALARLHEALDQLAAQE; this is encoded by the coding sequence ATGAATACCCGAGTCCTCACCGGCATCACCACCACCGGTACCCCGCACCTGGGCAATTACGTGGGCGCGATCCGCCCGGCCGTCGAGGCCAGCCGGCGCAGCGACGTGGATGCGTTCTATTTCATGGCCGACTACCACGCTCTGATCAAGAGCGACGACGCGGCGCGGATCGAGCGTTCGCGGCTGGAGATCGCCGCCACCTGGCTGGCCGCCGGACTCGATCCGCAGCGGGTCACGTTCTACCGCCAGTCGGACATCCCGGAAATCCCCGAGCTGACCTGGTTCCTCACCTGCATCGCCTCGAAGGGCATGCTCAACCGCGCGCATGCGTACAAGGCCGCGGTGGACAAGAACACCGCGGCGGGCGAGGACGCCGACGCCGGCATCACCGCCGGCCTGTACATGTACCCGGTGCTGATGGCGGCCGACATCCTGGCGTTCGACGCGAACCAGGTGCCGGTGGGCCGCGACCAGATCCAGCACATCGAGATGGCGCGCGACCTCGGCCAGCGCTTCAACCACCTGCACGGACACGAGTTCTTCGTGCTGCCGGAGGCGCTGATCGAGGAGCAGGTGGCCACGCTGCCGGGCCTCGACGGCCGCAAGATGTCGAAGAGCTACGACAACACGATCCCGCTGTTCGCCGGCGGCAAGAAGCAATTGCGCGAGACGATCATGCGCATCGTCACCGACTCGCGAGCGCCCGGCGAGCCGAAAGACCCGGACGACTGTGCGCTGTTCACCATCTTCCGCGCGTTCGCCAACGAGGCCGAGGCCGCGGCGTTCCGGCAGGCCTTGCTGGACGGCATCGGCTGGGGCGAGGCGAAGCAGGTGCTGTACGAGCGGATCGAGGCGGACGTGGCGCCGATGCGCGAGCGCTACGAGGTCTTGATGGCCGACCCGGCCGCGATCGAGGCGATCCTGCAGCAGGGTGCGCAGAAGGCGCGCGCGATCGCCGCGCCGAAGGTCGCCGCCCTGCGCGAAGTGCTCGGGCTGCGTGCGATGACCACCGCGCCGGCACGTGCCGGTCTGCCGAAGGCCGCGCCGAAGCAGGGCAAAATGCCGCGCTTCGCCAGTTTCCGCGATGCCGATGGTAACTTCCGCTTTCGCCTGTTTTCCGCGGAGGGCGAGGAGTTGCTGCTGTCGAAATCGTTCGCCGATCCGAAGGCGGCCGGTGCGCTGCAGAAGCAGCTCAAGGCATTGGGCGCCGCAGCGGTCGTGCTGCGGATCCGGCCGCTGGGCGTGAGCCTGGAACTGGACGGCGAGGCGGTCGCCGGTACGCCTGACTATCGCGACGAGCAGGCTCGCGACGACGCGCTGGCGCGGCTGCATGAAGCGCTGGATCAACTTGCCGCGCAGGAATGA
- a CDS encoding DUF5916 domain-containing protein — MRMACLLFVTLAALSAPALAVDIDGHIGADEWKGAQHVADFRQTQPLTGKPGSLHTEAWILATPKGLAVAFRCDQPADVPRTRQRVQRDFEDQVDRVNLMVDFNGDGRTGYDFVVSSTGGINDAVVTNENQFNKDWDGNWLHAVSEDAEGWTVEILIPWYIAPMHTALDGKRTIGVYLDRVTGSTGERDSWPVASFTLPRFLSAFSRVEVPQYSQSLLAITPYVSGLYDNVRGRSHFQEGADLLWKPNGQFQLTAALNPDFGQVESDDLVVNFSATETYVRDKRPFFTENQGIFDFSLLDDYSQLVYTRRVGGSSDDGRGAADINAAVKLNGSFGTTSYGVLAADEDGEAGRFFGAARVTHDFGDQSLGMLLTRVDRPWLDREATVLGVDHHWRPTPQLTIATNVVGSDILQSGTHTRDTGGTFIADLEMGDGWRQQWLGMHFGDQLQVNDFGYLERNNFNYGHWEVRKRNTALPADSAYSSHEWRFRIDGLDNDHGLRLRRQLRISRNSDLRDGANEIVQLNVNSAGWDDLLTRGNGALFLPPSVDLAYERISPRHGDWAFKLDAEVLSGGLGGNRQLGYNVKFIPTYFVNDAFSVYAGPYYEHTPDWLVWQHDNLIGRYDEHTLQLDAGFDWSIGNRQELRVKLQAIGLDARLRGAYRVGGNGRAVASNEPVDDFSVRNLGLQIRYRYELAPLSYLYVVYGRGGYAMDDQARDTGDVFGRSLALRDDEQLLVKLSYRFDI; from the coding sequence ATGCGCATGGCATGCCTGTTGTTCGTTACCCTGGCTGCGCTGTCGGCGCCCGCGCTGGCCGTCGACATCGACGGCCACATCGGTGCGGACGAGTGGAAGGGCGCGCAGCATGTCGCCGATTTCCGGCAGACCCAGCCGCTCACCGGCAAGCCGGGCTCGCTGCATACCGAAGCCTGGATCCTGGCCACGCCGAAGGGCCTGGCCGTGGCGTTCCGTTGCGACCAGCCGGCCGACGTGCCGCGCACGCGGCAGCGCGTGCAGCGCGACTTCGAGGACCAGGTCGACCGGGTCAACCTGATGGTCGACTTCAACGGCGACGGGCGCACCGGCTACGACTTCGTGGTCAGCTCGACCGGCGGCATAAACGACGCCGTGGTCACCAACGAGAACCAGTTCAACAAGGACTGGGACGGCAACTGGCTGCATGCGGTGAGCGAGGATGCCGAAGGCTGGACGGTCGAGATACTGATCCCGTGGTACATCGCGCCGATGCACACCGCTCTGGACGGCAAGCGCACGATCGGGGTCTATCTCGACCGCGTGACCGGTTCGACCGGCGAGCGCGATTCGTGGCCGGTGGCCAGCTTCACGCTGCCGCGCTTCCTGTCCGCATTCAGCCGGGTCGAGGTGCCGCAGTACAGCCAGTCGCTGCTGGCGATCACGCCGTACGTGTCCGGCCTGTACGACAACGTGCGCGGCCGCAGCCACTTCCAGGAAGGCGCCGACCTCTTGTGGAAGCCGAACGGCCAGTTCCAGCTCACCGCGGCGCTGAATCCGGACTTCGGCCAGGTCGAGAGCGACGACCTGGTGGTGAACTTCAGCGCCACCGAGACCTACGTTCGCGACAAGCGGCCGTTCTTCACCGAGAACCAGGGCATCTTCGATTTCAGCCTGCTCGACGACTACAGCCAGCTGGTCTATACGCGTCGTGTCGGCGGCTCGTCCGACGACGGCCGCGGCGCGGCCGACATCAATGCGGCGGTGAAGCTCAACGGCAGCTTCGGCACCACCAGCTACGGCGTGCTGGCCGCCGACGAGGACGGCGAGGCTGGGCGCTTTTTCGGCGCCGCGCGGGTGACCCACGATTTCGGCGACCAGAGCCTGGGCATGCTGCTGACCCGGGTCGACCGCCCGTGGCTGGATCGCGAGGCCACCGTGCTCGGCGTCGATCATCACTGGCGGCCGACGCCGCAGCTGACCATCGCCACCAACGTGGTCGGCAGCGACATCCTGCAGTCGGGCACGCACACGCGCGACACCGGCGGCACCTTCATCGCCGATCTCGAGATGGGCGATGGCTGGCGCCAGCAGTGGCTGGGCATGCATTTCGGCGACCAGCTGCAGGTCAACGACTTCGGCTACCTGGAGCGCAACAACTTCAACTACGGCCACTGGGAAGTGCGCAAGCGCAACACCGCGCTGCCGGCCGATTCCGCCTACAGCTCGCACGAATGGCGCTTCCGCATCGACGGGCTGGACAACGACCATGGCCTGCGCCTGCGCCGCCAGCTGCGCATCAGCCGCAACAGCGACCTGCGCGACGGTGCCAACGAAATCGTGCAGCTCAACGTCAACAGCGCGGGCTGGGACGACCTGCTCACCCGCGGCAACGGCGCGTTGTTCCTCCCGCCGTCGGTGGACCTGGCCTACGAACGCATCAGCCCGCGCCATGGCGACTGGGCATTCAAGCTGGACGCGGAAGTCCTCAGCGGCGGACTGGGCGGCAATCGGCAGCTCGGCTACAACGTCAAGTTCATCCCGACCTATTTCGTCAACGACGCGTTCAGCGTCTACGCCGGTCCGTACTACGAACACACGCCGGACTGGCTGGTGTGGCAGCACGACAACCTGATCGGCCGCTACGACGAGCACACGCTTCAGCTGGATGCCGGTTTCGACTGGAGCATCGGCAACCGCCAAGAGCTGCGCGTGAAGCTGCAGGCGATCGGCCTGGATGCGCGCCTGCGTGGCGCCTACCGCGTGGGCGGCAACGGTCGCGCGGTGGCCAGCAACGAGCCGGTCGACGACTTCAGCGTGCGCAATCTCGGCCTGCAGATCCGCTACCGCTACGAGCTGGCGCCGCTGTCGTACCTGTACGTGGTCTACGGCCGCGGCGGCTACGCGATGGACGATCAGGCGCGCGATACCGGCGACGTGTTCGGCCGCAGCCTGGCGCTGCGCGACGATGAGCAGCTGCTGGTGAAGCTGAGCTACCGCTTCGACATCTAG
- a CDS encoding VOC family protein, which yields MHHSRLCAIVIDCHVDELAPVADFWSQALGKPIASVDQDGDGKYAELQTAADEPIILLQKVDHASRVHLDIETDDLDAEVARLEQLGARRIAFVRERWWVLEAPSGHRLCVVQRQRKAFGPHLNTWD from the coding sequence ATGCACCACAGCCGACTCTGCGCCATCGTCATCGACTGCCACGTCGACGAACTCGCGCCCGTCGCCGATTTCTGGAGCCAGGCGCTGGGCAAGCCGATCGCCAGCGTCGACCAGGACGGCGACGGCAAGTACGCGGAGCTGCAGACCGCCGCGGACGAACCGATCATCCTGCTGCAGAAGGTGGACCATGCCAGCCGCGTGCACCTGGACATCGAGACCGACGACCTCGACGCCGAGGTGGCGCGGCTGGAGCAGCTGGGGGCGCGCCGCATCGCGTTCGTGCGCGAACGCTGGTGGGTGCTGGAGGCGCCCAGCGGGCATCGTCTCTGCGTGGTGCAGCGGCAGCGCAAGGCATTCGGACCGCACCTCAACACCTGGGACTGA
- a CDS encoding M48 family metallopeptidase gives MIPLKYLQAYPATLQDKVRELIAQERLGEHLTKRYPGRHEVQSDKALYAYVASLKQQHLKNAPAIDKVLYDSKLDVLRNALGLHTAISRVQGGKLKAKKEIRVASLFKAAAPEFLQMIVVHELAHLREIDHNKAFYQLCQYMLPDYHQREFDLRVYLTWRELPSTINVNHRE, from the coding sequence ATGATTCCACTCAAATACCTCCAGGCCTATCCCGCCACCTTGCAGGACAAGGTACGCGAGCTGATCGCGCAGGAGCGCCTGGGCGAGCACCTGACGAAGCGTTATCCGGGTCGCCATGAGGTGCAGAGCGACAAGGCGCTGTACGCCTATGTGGCGTCGCTGAAACAGCAGCACCTGAAGAACGCGCCGGCCATCGACAAGGTGCTGTACGACAGCAAGCTCGACGTGTTGCGCAACGCGCTGGGCCTGCACACTGCGATCTCGCGCGTGCAGGGCGGCAAGCTCAAGGCGAAGAAGGAAATCCGCGTGGCCAGCCTGTTCAAGGCCGCCGCGCCGGAGTTCCTGCAGATGATCGTGGTGCACGAACTGGCGCACCTGAGGGAAATCGATCACAACAAGGCGTTCTATCAACTGTGCCAGTACATGCTGCCGGACTACCATCAGCGGGAGTTCGATCTGCGCGTGTACCTGACCTGGCGCGAATTGCCCTCGACGATCAACGTGAACCACCGGGAATGA
- a CDS encoding DUF6348 family protein → MDSAALQKYLLRLFERHDVELEADEDGWLVTDGDFPAIRAAWHEGAAGEPGRLDVDVVLSEERYIEESFAGIGGGEAGCRDALHTFEQDVFHPLLAACWYVTDERRMRIAAWDIGVRTWDVFIGPFSARGADAASMPAEALASIEAALKREALTPELHWLRLVHSHDAKGDSRCEALLDNELWTAGTLALTAAPWPHGGDYSARCFMLLDVRDY, encoded by the coding sequence ATGGACAGTGCGGCGCTACAGAAATACCTGCTGCGGCTGTTCGAGCGGCACGATGTCGAACTGGAGGCTGACGAGGACGGCTGGCTGGTCACCGACGGCGACTTCCCTGCGATCCGTGCCGCCTGGCACGAGGGCGCGGCCGGCGAGCCCGGCCGGCTCGACGTCGACGTGGTGCTGAGCGAGGAGCGCTACATCGAAGAGAGCTTCGCCGGCATCGGCGGCGGCGAAGCCGGCTGCCGCGATGCCCTGCACACGTTCGAGCAGGATGTGTTCCACCCGCTGCTGGCCGCCTGCTGGTACGTCACCGACGAGCGCAGGATGCGGATCGCCGCGTGGGATATCGGCGTGCGCACGTGGGACGTGTTCATCGGCCCGTTCAGCGCGCGGGGTGCGGACGCTGCAAGCATGCCGGCCGAGGCGCTGGCGTCGATCGAGGCTGCGCTCAAACGCGAGGCGCTGACACCCGAGCTGCACTGGCTGCGGCTGGTGCACAGCCATGACGCCAAGGGCGATTCGCGCTGCGAGGCGCTGCTCGACAACGAACTGTGGACGGCGGGAACGCTGGCATTGACCGCCGCCCCGTGGCCGCACGGCGGCGACTACAGCGCACGCTGCTTCATGCTGCTGGACGTGCGCGACTACTGA
- a CDS encoding dihydrolipoamide acetyltransferase family protein — MADIKTFYLPDLGEGLPDATVVEWHVKVGDSIKLDAPLCSMETAKAVVDVPSPYTGKVVKLHGAPGDIIETGAALADFEPDPNAKQRAEAESTGHHHGPKKSVGSPAPDDGHKVVASDEGGEVEETAAAREDEGTVVGAMVSGNHVHVEQAASIGGVKAVPAVRALAKKLKVDLSRVRPSGADGVVTMKDVKDAAANGSAALGAAAARAVPASAGRHLAPELPQPEPQRGPVSLAGKPVRTAPPSQQASGQPEQLKGVRRNMARVMADAHAQVVPTTLVDDADLHAWIGKQDITARLIRAIVFACKTVPALNAWFDGKNLSRTLHPHVDIGIAVDTDDGLFVPALRNADVLDAAGVRAAIKRLRTQVEDRTIPASELSGYTISLSNFGMFAGRYATPVVVPPTVAIVGAGKLSHDVVAVIGGIEVHRRMPLSLTFDHRAATGGEAARFLKAMLDDLALPN, encoded by the coding sequence ATGGCTGATATCAAGACGTTCTACCTGCCCGACCTCGGCGAAGGCCTGCCCGACGCGACCGTGGTCGAGTGGCACGTGAAGGTGGGCGACAGCATCAAGCTCGACGCGCCGCTGTGCTCGATGGAAACCGCCAAGGCGGTGGTCGACGTGCCCTCGCCGTACACCGGCAAGGTCGTCAAGCTGCACGGCGCGCCCGGCGACATCATCGAGACCGGCGCCGCGCTGGCCGATTTCGAGCCGGACCCGAACGCGAAGCAGCGCGCCGAAGCCGAGTCCACCGGCCACCACCACGGCCCGAAGAAAAGCGTGGGCAGCCCCGCACCGGACGACGGCCACAAGGTGGTCGCCTCCGACGAAGGCGGCGAAGTCGAAGAGACGGCGGCGGCACGCGAAGACGAAGGCACCGTGGTCGGCGCGATGGTCAGCGGCAACCACGTGCACGTCGAGCAGGCCGCCAGCATCGGCGGCGTCAAGGCCGTGCCGGCGGTGCGCGCGCTGGCGAAGAAGCTCAAGGTCGACCTCAGCCGCGTGCGCCCCAGCGGCGCCGACGGCGTGGTGACGATGAAGGACGTCAAGGACGCCGCCGCGAACGGCTCGGCCGCGCTGGGTGCCGCAGCGGCCCGTGCCGTGCCCGCCTCCGCCGGCCGCCACCTGGCGCCGGAACTGCCGCAGCCGGAGCCGCAGCGCGGTCCCGTTTCGCTGGCCGGCAAACCGGTGCGCACCGCGCCGCCCTCGCAACAGGCCAGCGGTCAGCCGGAGCAGTTGAAGGGCGTGCGCCGCAACATGGCCCGCGTGATGGCCGATGCGCACGCCCAGGTCGTGCCGACCACGCTCGTCGACGACGCCGACCTGCATGCCTGGATCGGCAAGCAGGACATCACCGCGCGGCTGATCCGCGCCATCGTGTTCGCCTGCAAGACGGTGCCGGCACTCAACGCCTGGTTCGACGGCAAGAACCTCAGCCGTACCTTGCACCCGCATGTCGACATCGGCATCGCGGTCGACACCGACGACGGCCTGTTCGTGCCGGCGCTGCGCAACGCCGACGTGCTCGACGCGGCCGGCGTGCGCGCCGCGATCAAGCGCCTGCGTACGCAGGTGGAGGACCGCACGATCCCGGCCTCGGAGCTGTCCGGCTATACCATCAGCCTGTCCAACTTCGGCATGTTCGCCGGCCGCTACGCGACGCCCGTCGTCGTGCCGCCGACCGTCGCCATCGTCGGCGCCGGCAAGCTCAGCCACGACGTGGTCGCCGTGATCGGCGGCATCGAAGTGCACCGCCGCATGCCGCTGTCGCTGACCTTCGACCACCGCGCCGCCACCGGCGGCGAAGCGGCAAGGTTCCTCAAGGCGATGCTGGACGACCTGGCCCTGCCGAACTGA
- a CDS encoding alpha-ketoacid dehydrogenase subunit beta produces MAQITLIEAVTQALAYEMAHDDSVVVLGEDVGVNGGVFRATQGLQEKFGELRVLDTPLDETTIAGVTVGLAVQGMKPVAEAQFEGFIYPMMEQIACHAARMRNRTRGRLTVPAVWRAPWGGGIRAPEHHSEANEHLFTNIPGLRVVMPSSPARAYGLLLAAIRDPDPVMFFEPKRIYRQYKEEVPDDGEALPLDVCFVLRDGTDVTLVSWGAQVKEALEAADELAAEGISAEVIDVATLTPLDFDTIAESVQKTGRCVIVHEAPKTAGFGAEIAARLAEECMYDLLAPVERVTGFDTHIPLFRLEMKYLPSAERVVDAAKRTLAAS; encoded by the coding sequence ATGGCACAAATCACTCTCATCGAAGCAGTTACCCAGGCGCTCGCCTACGAAATGGCGCACGACGACTCCGTCGTGGTGCTGGGCGAGGACGTCGGCGTCAACGGCGGCGTGTTCCGCGCCACCCAGGGCCTGCAGGAAAAATTCGGCGAGCTGCGCGTGCTCGACACGCCGCTGGACGAAACCACCATCGCCGGCGTCACCGTCGGTCTCGCCGTGCAGGGTATGAAGCCGGTGGCCGAGGCGCAGTTCGAAGGTTTCATCTACCCGATGATGGAGCAGATCGCCTGCCACGCCGCACGCATGCGCAACCGCACCCGCGGCCGCCTCACCGTGCCGGCCGTGTGGCGTGCGCCGTGGGGCGGCGGCATCCGCGCACCGGAGCATCACTCCGAGGCGAACGAGCACCTGTTCACCAACATCCCCGGCCTGCGCGTGGTGATGCCGTCGTCGCCGGCGCGTGCCTACGGCCTGCTGCTGGCCGCGATCCGCGACCCCGATCCGGTGATGTTCTTCGAGCCGAAGCGCATCTACCGCCAGTACAAGGAAGAGGTGCCGGACGACGGCGAGGCGCTGCCGCTGGACGTATGCTTCGTGCTGCGCGACGGCACCGACGTGACCCTGGTGAGCTGGGGCGCGCAGGTGAAGGAAGCGCTGGAAGCGGCCGACGAACTGGCCGCCGAAGGCATCAGCGCCGAAGTGATCGACGTCGCCACGCTGACCCCGCTGGACTTCGACACCATCGCCGAATCGGTACAGAAGACCGGCCGCTGCGTGATCGTGCACGAGGCGCCGAAGACCGCCGGCTTCGGCGCCGAGATCGCCGCCCGCCTGGCCGAGGAATGCATGTACGACCTGCTCGCCCCGGTCGAGCGCGTCACCGGCTTCGACACCCACATCCCGCTGTTCCGCCTGGAAATGAAATACCTGCCGAGCGCGGAGCGCGTCGTCGACGCGGCGAAGCGCACGCTGGCGGCGTCATAA
- the pdhA gene encoding pyruvate dehydrogenase (acetyl-transferring) E1 component subunit alpha, with protein sequence MTIAAKFEIEYLQYLDAEGKQVRDDLPEFAKDLEHMVKLYKLMLSTRVFDAKSIALQRTGKLGTYASCLGHEAAHVGIGSAMKPEDVLAPSYREYGAQLYRGVQPREVYMYWGGDERGNDYQKEPARHDFAWSVPIATQCLHAAGSALAFKIRGEKRVAVCTIGDGGSSKGDFYGAINIAGAQNLPLVCVIVNNQWAISVPRKIQSGAPTLAQKGIAAGLFSIQVDGNDIIAVRKAMEDALERARSGQGGSVIEAVTYRLGDHTTADDARRYRGEQEVKDGWEKEPMKRLRNWLVARKVWDDAKEEAWKAECDDWMDNEVNAYLETKTQPVSAMFDYTFAEVPADLAKQRDVVLSLENKGH encoded by the coding sequence GTGACCATCGCCGCCAAGTTTGAAATCGAATACCTGCAGTACCTCGATGCCGAGGGCAAGCAGGTACGTGATGATCTGCCCGAGTTCGCGAAAGACCTCGAGCACATGGTCAAGCTGTACAAGCTCATGTTGTCCACCCGCGTGTTCGACGCCAAGTCGATCGCGCTGCAGCGCACCGGCAAGCTGGGCACCTACGCCAGCTGCCTCGGCCATGAAGCGGCGCACGTCGGCATCGGCAGCGCGATGAAGCCGGAAGACGTGCTGGCGCCGAGCTATCGCGAATACGGCGCGCAGCTGTACCGCGGCGTGCAGCCGCGCGAGGTCTACATGTACTGGGGCGGCGACGAGCGCGGCAACGACTACCAGAAGGAACCGGCGCGGCACGACTTCGCCTGGTCCGTGCCGATCGCCACGCAGTGCCTGCATGCGGCAGGCAGCGCGCTGGCGTTCAAGATCCGCGGCGAGAAGCGCGTGGCGGTGTGCACGATCGGCGACGGCGGTTCGTCCAAGGGCGACTTCTACGGCGCCATCAACATCGCCGGCGCGCAGAACCTGCCGCTGGTCTGCGTGATCGTCAACAACCAGTGGGCGATCTCGGTGCCGCGCAAGATCCAGTCCGGCGCGCCGACGCTGGCACAGAAAGGCATCGCCGCGGGCCTGTTCTCGATCCAGGTGGACGGCAACGACATCATCGCCGTGCGCAAGGCGATGGAAGACGCGCTGGAACGCGCGCGCAGCGGCCAGGGCGGCAGCGTGATCGAAGCGGTGACCTACCGCCTCGGCGACCACACCACCGCCGACGACGCGCGCCGCTACCGCGGCGAGCAGGAAGTGAAGGACGGCTGGGAAAAGGAGCCGATGAAGCGCCTGCGCAACTGGCTGGTGGCCAGGAAGGTGTGGGACGACGCGAAGGAAGAAGCCTGGAAGGCCGAGTGCGACGACTGGATGGACAACGAGGTGAACGCGTATCTGGAGACCAAGACCCAGCCGGTCTCCGCGATGTTCGACTACACCTTCGCCGAAGTCCCCGCCGATCTCGCCAAGCAGCGCGATGTCGTCCTCTCGCTTGAAAACAAGGGCCACTGA
- a CDS encoding tryptophan 2,3-dioxygenase family protein, translated as MSDNQRDLEAGIQTDLNGQMTYGGYLHLDILLSAQQPLSQPPHHDEMLFIVQHHVSELWMKLLIHELKAAVAHLQADDIDACLKILARVKQVQRQLFEQWAVLETLTPSEYLEFRGVLGPSSGFQSLQYRQIEFLLGNKNADMLKVFAHDPAAQAELRAVLEAPSLYDEFLRYLARRGHAVPAELLQRDWTEAYRRNEALLPVLKRIYEQRAEFWPEYHMCEQLVDVEESFQLWRFRHMKTVERIIGHRRGTGGSSGVSFLKKALDLEFFPELLDVRTVLGS; from the coding sequence ATGAGCGACAACCAGCGCGATCTCGAAGCGGGCATCCAGACCGATCTCAACGGGCAGATGACGTACGGCGGCTATCTGCATCTGGACATATTGCTGTCCGCGCAGCAGCCGTTGAGCCAGCCGCCGCATCACGACGAGATGCTGTTCATCGTGCAGCACCACGTATCCGAGTTGTGGATGAAGCTGCTGATCCACGAGTTGAAGGCGGCGGTGGCGCATCTGCAGGCGGACGACATCGATGCCTGCCTGAAGATCCTGGCGCGGGTGAAGCAGGTGCAGCGCCAGCTGTTCGAGCAGTGGGCGGTGCTGGAGACGCTGACGCCGTCGGAGTACCTGGAATTCCGCGGCGTGCTGGGGCCGTCGTCGGGCTTCCAGTCGCTGCAGTACCGCCAGATCGAGTTCCTGCTCGGCAACAAGAACGCCGACATGCTCAAGGTGTTCGCGCACGATCCGGCCGCGCAGGCCGAGCTGCGTGCGGTGCTGGAAGCGCCCAGCCTGTACGACGAATTCCTGCGCTACCTGGCGCGGCGCGGCCATGCGGTGCCGGCTGAACTGCTGCAGCGCGACTGGACCGAAGCCTACCGGCGCAACGAGGCACTGCTGCCGGTGCTCAAGCGCATCTACGAACAGCGCGCGGAGTTCTGGCCGGAGTACCACATGTGCGAACAGCTGGTGGATGTGGAGGAAAGCTTCCAGCTGTGGCGCTTCCGCCACATGAAGACGGTGGAGCGGATCATCGGCCACCGTCGCGGCACCGGCGGTTCGTCCGGGGTGAGCTTCCTGAAGAAGGCGCTCGACCTGGAATTCTTCCCGGAGTTGCTGGACGTGCGCACCGTGCTGGGCAGCTGA